A section of the Subtercola frigoramans genome encodes:
- a CDS encoding rhomboid family intramembrane serine protease, protein MTEALQFAGVYVQNTGYIPVEPWRMLSYAFVHNPFSISSPLSILHIAFNMYSLYIFGRVLEPMIGRWRFLVLYLLSAIGGAVAIDLLTSGMSAVIGASGAIFGLMAATFVIVRKLGGNMSQLVVLVILNLAIGFLVPGISWQAHVGGLVVGALVGVIFMETRQRRQQWLQVGLTAGLFALLIAVTVIRAFV, encoded by the coding sequence GTGACCGAAGCTCTTCAGTTTGCCGGTGTCTACGTGCAGAACACCGGCTATATCCCGGTTGAGCCCTGGCGGATGCTGAGCTATGCGTTCGTGCACAACCCGTTCAGCATTTCGTCGCCTCTCAGCATTCTGCACATCGCCTTCAACATGTACTCGTTGTACATCTTCGGCAGGGTGCTCGAGCCGATGATCGGTCGCTGGCGCTTCCTGGTGCTCTATCTCCTCTCGGCCATCGGTGGTGCAGTTGCCATCGATCTCCTCACATCAGGCATGAGCGCAGTGATCGGCGCCTCGGGAGCGATCTTCGGCTTGATGGCCGCGACGTTTGTGATCGTTCGCAAGCTCGGCGGCAACATGTCGCAGTTGGTCGTTCTCGTCATCCTGAACCTTGCGATCGGGTTCCTCGTGCCGGGCATCTCGTGGCAGGCACACGTAGGCGGACTGGTTGTCGGGGCCCTGGTGGGAGTGATCTTCATGGAGACGCGTCAGCGCAGGCAGCAGTGGTTGCAGGTTGGTCTGACGGCTGGGCTGTTCGCTCTACTGATCGCAGTTACGGTGATCCGCGCGTTCGTCTGA
- a CDS encoding class E sortase, producing MRTVVGVAGEVLITGGVTVFLFLGWQLWIQGIALNAAQSNDASGLSQQWSAPTAAPAGATPTATPSSGATPEASGAGAGAPPVMAAPAETRQFAVLYVPRFGADYKRTVAEGVDARTVLNAGGAGHYEQSQMPGAVGNFAIAAHRDGWGSPFIKINELQLGDAIYVETQDGWYTYRFRDLEYVTPEEVGVLSPVPQVTSVAATDRIITLTSCNPLYIASERIIAYGVLESFTPQSAGAPADIAGLTGKGA from the coding sequence GTGCGCACAGTGGTCGGTGTGGCGGGAGAGGTGCTGATCACCGGTGGCGTTACCGTTTTCCTGTTTCTCGGCTGGCAACTGTGGATTCAGGGAATCGCACTGAATGCGGCACAATCCAACGACGCGTCCGGGCTCTCCCAGCAGTGGAGCGCGCCGACGGCCGCCCCCGCAGGAGCGACGCCGACGGCGACACCCTCATCCGGAGCAACACCAGAGGCGAGCGGTGCGGGGGCAGGTGCGCCTCCAGTGATGGCTGCGCCGGCAGAGACCAGACAGTTTGCCGTTTTGTACGTGCCGAGATTCGGGGCAGACTACAAACGGACCGTTGCCGAAGGCGTCGACGCCCGCACAGTGCTCAACGCAGGCGGTGCCGGTCATTACGAGCAGAGCCAGATGCCAGGGGCAGTGGGCAACTTCGCGATCGCGGCCCACCGTGACGGATGGGGCAGCCCGTTCATCAAGATCAATGAACTCCAGCTCGGTGACGCCATCTATGTCGAAACACAGGACGGCTGGTACACCTACCGTTTTCGCGACCTTGAGTATGTGACACCGGAAGAGGTCGGCGTGCTGTCGCCCGTTCCCCAGGTGACGTCCGTGGCAGCCACAGACCGCATCATCACGCTGACGAGCTGCAACCCTTTGTACATCGCGTCGGAGCGCATAATCGCCTACGGAGTCCTTGAATCGTTCACACCCCAAAGTGCGGGGGCCCCGGCTGACATTGCCGGCCTCACCGGAAAGGGTGCGTGA
- a CDS encoding cell division protein CrgA, whose protein sequence is MAREKTRPAQQVVQKSSDDHAAPNPVWFKPVMFGFMLVGLAWIIVFYVSQGTLPIPDLQSWNILIGFGIAFVGFLMTTRWR, encoded by the coding sequence ATGGCACGCGAGAAGACACGACCAGCCCAGCAAGTTGTACAGAAGTCCTCTGACGACCACGCCGCCCCCAACCCGGTGTGGTTCAAGCCCGTCATGTTCGGTTTCATGTTGGTCGGGCTCGCGTGGATCATCGTCTTCTACGTCAGCCAGGGCACGCTGCCCATTCCCGACCTGCAGAGCTGGAACATCCTCATCGGATTCGGCATCGCCTTCGTGGGCTTCTTGATGACAACGCGCTGGCGCTGA